The nucleotide window GTGCTGACCGGCGGCGGTACGGTAAACCCCGTACCGGTACTGATGAAGGCCGTCCGACTCCAGGGGGTGTTCGTCGGGTCCCGGGCCATGTTCGAGGAGATGAACCGGGTGATCACCGAAAGGCAGATCCGGCCGGTCGTCGACCGCACGTTCCCGTTCGCGGACGCCGTGGCCGCGCTGCGCCACATGGAAGGCGGCTCGCACTTCGGAAAGGTCGTGCTGAGCATGACCGCTCCCGGCCACGGCTGAATGCCGCCGTTCTGGTCGACCGACTGATACCAAATCCGGTTAAAGAGTAACCGCTTGACAGCGGCGTAGGTTGCACCCGCCGGCTGACACCGGCGGTTCGACTGTGGCTCGTCGAACCGCCGGTGTCAGCCGGCGGGTGGCGTTCCCAATCACCGATACTCTTCAATCGGACTTGGTATGAGGTGAGATTGTGAGGGATACGCGGAATGTACCGGTCAATTGGCCGGCGCAGTTCGGCGGAACCGGCACCACGACGCATCAGAACAACCTTGCGGGTGGCGGTCCGCAAGCCGATAGCCGATAATGGCGCGGTCGGCGGTGCCGACGCCCCACCCCACACGGAGCCTCACCCGAATGCGCCTCCTGTCTAACCTTCTCCCGGCCACCTCACTTGTGGTTCTCGCACTGGCGCTGGGCGGGCCGTCCCGCGGCGCGGCCCCCGCGGACGCCAAACCGGTTCGCGCCCTCTTGGTCATCGGCGGGTGCTGCCACGATTACAAGAAGCAACAAGAGCTGCTCACGAAAGGCATTTCGGCACGGGCCAACGTTCAGTGGGCCGTCGCCTACGACCCCGACACGACCACGAAGCACATGAACCCCGTTTACGAGAAGGACGACTGGGCGAAGGGCTTCGATGTGGTGGTTCACGACGAGTGCAGCGCCGACGTCAAGGACCCGAAAATCGTCGAGCGCATTCTGAAGCCGCACAAGGAAGGGCTGCCGGGGGTGGTGCTGCACTGCGCGATGCACAGCTACCGCACCGAGGGGTTCCCGAAATCGACCCCGTGGTTCGACTTCACCGGCCTGGCCACGACCGGCCACGGGCCGCAAATGCCGATCGACGTTCGCTACATCGACCGGGAGAGCCCGATCACGAAAGGGCTTGGCGACTGGAAAACCATCAACGAAGAACTTTACAACAACGTGACGGGTAAACTGCTCGCGACCGCCCAACCGCTCGCGAAGGGCAAGCAGGCCCTCAAGAGCCGGGACGGCAAGGAGCGCGTGGACGAGGCCGTGGTCACCTGGACCAACACCTACAACGGCAAAACCAAGGTGTTCGCGACGACGCTCGGGCACAACAACGACACGGTCGCCGACGCGAAGTACCTCGACCTGGTCGCGCGGGGGCTGCTGTGGTCGGTCGGGAAGCTGGACGACGCGCACCTGAAGCCGGCCGCGAAGGTGCTGCTCAGCGACTCCGACAAGTGACACCGGTTCGGGATGTCCCGTTCCAGGTTCCCACTCAAGAGCAGAACCGGCGGCCGCAGTTGCGCTGCGCGTTCACGAGCCGCGACCGCCGGAGAGCGGGTGACGTACCTCACTCGCTGGCGATCGCGGCATCATAAACAATACAACAATACCACATACACAAACACATTCAGCTCCCGGCCTCGCGGGCCTCAAGTTCCCGGAGCGGGATGCGGGCGATGATGGTGGTGCCGCTGCCCGGAGCGGAATCGATTTCCAGCTCCCCGCCGAGCAGGTCCACCCGCTCCCGCATCCCGATCAGCCCCAGCCCGCCCCGGCGCCCGGGGATCGCGGCCCTGGGCACGCTGTCCGGGTCGAACCCGAACCCGTCGTCCTCGACCACCGCGACGGCCTCGTCCCCGCGGCGCCCGACCACCACCGCCACCCGCCGGGCGCCGGCGTACCGGGCCGCGTTCGTCAGCGCCTCCTGCACCACCCGGTACAGGGCCGTCTCGATCTCACGGGGGAGCCGGTCGCCCGCGGCGCCGACCGCCTGGAAGTCCACCGGCACCTTCGCCCGCGCGGACCACTCGGCGGCCAGCTCGCGGGCCGCGGCCGCGAGGCCCAGGTCGTCGAGCGCCGTCGGCCGCAGCCGCACGGCCACGTCGTGCAGCTCGCGGCTCAGCTCGTCGGCCAGCCGGCGGACCTGCTCGATTTGGCCGGCGGCGGCGGCGAGCGCCAGGCCGGTCAGGGTCTGGCCGACGGTGTCGTGCAGGTCGCGGGCGAGCCGCTGGCGCTCCTCTTCCTGGGCGGTCCCGAGCCGCCGCGCGAACTCGGTGCGGCGCAGCATCTCGGACGCCCGCGACTCCAGCGCCGCGGCCAGCTCCTGGGTCCGCGCGGCCACCTTCTCCTCCAGCAGGTCGCGGTTCTGGCGCAGCTCGTCCTCCATCCGCTTGCGCTCGGACAGGTCCCGCAGCACCTTGACGAACCCGCGCCCGCCCGCGAGCGGGGTCAGCGCGCCGGACGCGAAGAACCGCTCCGCCCCCTTGCGCAGGTGCCACCGCTCGTCGGCCACGCTCCCGGTGCGGAGGGCCACCGCGACCTCGGCGCCGGGCACCCCGGCCGCCCGGTCCTCGGGGGTGAAGAGTTCGTCCACGGGCCGGCCCACGATCTCCGCCGCCGTGTACCCGAACACCGCCTCCGCGCCGGGGCTCCAATCGCTCACCGTGAGGTCCGGGGCGAGCGTGAAGATGGCGTGGTCGGTGGCGCTGGCGAGGATCAGTTGGAGCCGCTCGGCCCCGGTCCGGGCCGCCTCCTCGGCGTGGACGCGGTCGGTGATGTCGTAAGACACGGCGAGCGCGGCCACGACCGTTCCGCCGTCCTCGCGGAGCGGCACGCCGTGCGTGATGAAGTGGCGCCCGTGCGCCGCGCGTTCGACCCGGAACGGCTCGCCGGCCAGTGCGGCGCGGTAATGCGGCTCGTAGACGGCGGCCAGCTCCGGGCCGAACGCTTCCGCGAGCGTCTTCCCCTCCAAATCGGCAACCGAAAACCCGAGAACCCGAAACGCCTCGCCCTCGGCGAGGAGGCACCGGAGGTCGGGGCCGATGATGACGGCGGCCCCGTTGGGCAGGTTGGCGGCGATGGCCCGGTACCGTGCCGCGCGGGTCCGGAGCGCGGCCTCGGTGCCCTTCAGATCGGTCACGTCCACGCACACACCGGCCAGCGCCTGCGCACCGCCCGCACCGCCCGCCGTGCGGAGCCAGCGGGCCGAACCGTCCGGCAACGGCACGCGAAAATCGACCCGGAGCGGGGCCGCGCCGCGAACCGCCGCCCCGACCGCGGCGCGCACGGCCCCGCGGTCGTCCGGGTGCACGTGGGCGAAGAACTCGTCGAGCGCCCCCGCCGTTTCCGCCGCGGCCAGCCCGAGCAGCCGGTTCAGGTCCGCGTCCCGCGTGTGCGTCCCGGCGCGCGGGTCCATCGTCCAGTGACCGACACCGGCGCCCCCCGGCCGCGCGGTACGGGCCGCCGATTGGCCGGCAGCCTCACCGGCTCCGTCGGTTGTATGCGGGATCAGCTCGGACATGTGTTAAGGCTCGCGCAGTGCCGGAACGGGCGAGCCAGCACCGGACCATTCTATCGGCCCGCCGCGCGTTGCGGCACCGGAGCCCCCACGCGCCGCCTATACTGTGCTTCGGATGACACCCGATCACGCGGGCCGTTGATGTCCCGTCTTCTGTTCGCCGCGCTTCTCGCGCTCGCCGGTCAAGGGCTTGCCAGGCCCGCGCGGCCGCTGACTCCGGGGGGCACCTCTTACCGCGGAACCTCGAACGGCTGCGACTCGGCCACCGGCACGGCTGAGGAGCCCGCACACAGCGCCTGCAACTCCACCAAAAGCTGGACCGCCGCGAACGGCTTGTGCAAGAACCGGTCCCCTTCGCGCGGCATCGTGTTCTGGGGCAGCTCCTCGCGCGGGTAGCCGGAAATGAACAGCACCCGGATGTCCGGGCACCGGAGGCGGACCTGTTCCGCCAGTTGCGGCCCGCTCAGTTCGGGCATGACGATGTCGGTGATCAGAACGGCAAACGGTTCGCTGGCGTGCCGGATCAGATCGAGGGCCGCGCCGGGCGCATCGGCTTCAACAACAATGACCCCGGCGTACCGGAGGATCGCGGCGGTCGTCGCGCGGACCGACGGGTCGTCGTCCACGAGGAGCACCGGCCCGACCGCGGGCGCCGGCCGGGGCCGGCCCGGGGTCGCACGCGCCGCTCTGTTTCCCGCGCTGCGGTCCCCGGGCAGGTCGATCGAGAACGTGGTCCCCTGCCCCACCGCCGATTCGAGCGCGATCGTGCCGCCCAGGCCGTTAACGATCCCGTACACGGTCGCCAGCCCCAGCCCCGTCCCCTTCCCGACGGGCTTCGTGGTGAAGAACGGCTCGAACACCCGGGCCTTGGTCGCGTCGTCCATGCCGCACCCGTTGTCCGACACGACCAGCCGCGCGACGGGGCGGCCGGCGACCGCGACGCAGCGGGTGCGCAGGCCCAGTTCACCGGCCCCGTCCATCGCGTCCCGCGCGTTCGTGGCCAGGTTCAGCACGAGCTGCGTCAGCACCCCCCGGTCCGCCCGCACCGGGGGCAGGTCCGGCGCGTAATCGGTCACGACCCGGACGCCGTCCCCGACCGCCGGGCGGACCAGCTTCTCGATCTCTTGGAGCACCTCGTTGAGGTCCATCGGCTCCAGCGCGATCGGGTTGCGGCGCGAGAACGTGAGCAGCTGGCCGGTCAGGTCGGCCCCGCGCTCGCCGGCCTGGATCACGGTGCGCAGCAGCTCGTCGGCCGGGGACGCCGCGGGCACCAGGTCGCGCACCAGTTGCCCGGAGCCGAGGATGACGGTGAGCAGGTTGTTGAAGTCGTGCGCAATCCCGCCGACGAGCCGGCCGAGCGCCTCGAGCCGCCGGGACTCCTGGAGCGAGCGGCTCAGCTCGGCCTCGCGCTCGTAGCGGGCGCGGATCTCGGCGGCCTGGCGCCGGACCTGGCGCCGCAGCGTGAGGATCCATCCGCCGACGAGTAGCCCGGCCACACCGACCCCGACGAGCAGCCGGGTCACGCGCCGGGCGGTCCACCAGCTCTCCGGCGGCGGCGGAGGCGGCCGGCTCCGCACGAAAACGTCTTCGGGGCTGTTGATCCGGATGCACAACGCGTCCCCTTCTTGCTGCGCGGCCACCGGGAAGACGACGCCCGTGATGGTGACCTGCGTCCCGGGTTCGAGGTCCCCCAGCGCGGCCCCGTCCGGGCCGGAGTAGGCGACGACGAACTGCCGCCCCATGTCGGTGCAGGTGACGAGCCACTCGCCGTCCCGCTCGGCGGCGGCGGCGCGCACCTCGCCCGCGACTTCAACCAGCCGCCCCCACCTCGCGTCGCGAAGGATCTGGTCCGCACTGGTCGGGAACGGCGCCGGGGCGGTCCGGGGCGGCCCCGCCAACGAAACGACGGCGTGCTCGAGCCGAATCGCGCTCGACCGGGGTGAGCTGTACCCCCGCACCAGAACAGCCGCTCCGACGCGCAGATCCGTCGGCTCGCTCGGGTAAACGAGCGCCGCGCCCGTGTCGTCTTGCACGGCGATCTCTTGAACCTTGTTCTTCTCCAGCGCGTAGGTCACGACCCCGCGGACCGCGACCGGGCGCGCGAACGGGGCCGGCCCGGTCACGAACCCGCGGTGCACGTTCGCGATCGGGATCGGCGCCGTCGAACCGTTCGACTCCGGGAGCGGTTCGATGTCGTCGAGCGATGCGACCAGGAACCGCCCGACCGCCGACGCCGTTCCGGTGTTCGGGTCGTGGCGCGGGGAGTTGCAGACGCCGCGGAACCGAACGACCGAACCGACGAGCGCCGCGGCCCGGCTCAGGTTCAGCCCGTTGTCGGGCACGTTGATCACGGCCGTCCCCTTGGCGGTCGCGACCGAAAAGAGCACGCGGACGCCGTTGTACTGGTACCGCTGCACGTACACCCGCCCCTCGACGTACCGGGCGTCGAGCCACCGGTTGTCGTCGGGATCGAGGTTGTGCAGCTCCGGCGCGGGGAACTCGGCCGAGCCGATTTTGCGCACCCCGGTCGCCACAACCGCCGGTGCAAAGGTCCCCGGGGCGGTGAACCCGGTCAGGATCACCCGGTCCCCCGGCGCGAGCCCGAGCGCCAGCGGGGACTCTTCCACGTACACGCCCGCCGTAACGTCCTGAACGAAAAAGTCGCGAAGGTGCCGGTTCACAAACGTAACAGCAACCGTCAGCTCGACCGGGCGTCGTTCCGCGGCGTCCGCTTTGCTCAGCGCGCGAACGTCGGCCACCTGCGTGAGCGGGGCCGGCCCCGGCGGCTCGAGTCCGATCAGCAGGAGCAGCGCGAGGGGCATCTTGACGGCTCCGCTGAAATTGATGCCTATGAACGTGCGATTCGATCAAAGCGATACAAAAATAAATAGCTCGCGATCGGAACCCGCGCGGCGGCCAGGGACGTGGAAACGCCGCGAACCACAAACCGATCCTCTTGTCGGGCGTTAACTGCGGGGCACTAACGTGGCCGCAGCTCGTCCGAGCGGTGAGGCGCAACGGGTCGCCCGCAAGACGATCAACTGCGGCCGGTTTCCGACGCCCACAACAGTCGCGGCCCGGCCCGCCGGAAGTAACGATTTCAACACCCACGTGACAACGGCATAATACCGTACCGACATTTGATCCAAGTGCCGTAGCGTGTACCGTAATGAGGATTCGGGGCGAGTGACCCCGTTCCGTTTGTTCGGTCACGAGGTCCGAGCGGGCGCCCGACTGCTACCGGCGAACGGGCCGTTCGCTACCGGTTCGCTGGGTGGTCGCTACCAACGAATCGCACCCTCAAACCCGGAATGGCCGCCATCAAAGTTGACGGCATGTGTTCCCAGCGACGTTCACATGTGGTACCGCAATATATTACCGAAAAACGCCTTACACCTGAAAGCCTGAAAAAGCAGTTCCGATGTTGCCAACGGCCGCCGGCACCAGTCCCCAACCACGGCGCAATACAGACGCCCAGAAATGCCGCGCAGAGGAAGGGGAGTCGGTAAATACCAAATGTACCAGGTGCTCCACCGAACAGTACGGCGTTAGCCGTTCATTGGGCCGGCGACTGTCGCGATTACGGACAGTAACGCCGCGCTGGCGGCGCGACACCGCAGGTACCA belongs to Gemmata obscuriglobus and includes:
- a CDS encoding PAS domain S-box protein, with the translated sequence MSELIPHTTDGAGEAAGQSAARTARPGGAGVGHWTMDPRAGTHTRDADLNRLLGLAAAETAGALDEFFAHVHPDDRGAVRAAVGAAVRGAAPLRVDFRVPLPDGSARWLRTAGGAGGAQALAGVCVDVTDLKGTEAALRTRAARYRAIAANLPNGAAVIIGPDLRCLLAEGEAFRVLGFSVADLEGKTLAEAFGPELAAVYEPHYRAALAGEPFRVERAAHGRHFITHGVPLREDGGTVVAALAVSYDITDRVHAEEAARTGAERLQLILASATDHAIFTLAPDLTVSDWSPGAEAVFGYTAAEIVGRPVDELFTPEDRAAGVPGAEVAVALRTGSVADERWHLRKGAERFFASGALTPLAGGRGFVKVLRDLSERKRMEDELRQNRDLLEEKVAARTQELAAALESRASEMLRRTEFARRLGTAQEEERQRLARDLHDTVGQTLTGLALAAAAGQIEQVRRLADELSRELHDVAVRLRPTALDDLGLAAAARELAAEWSARAKVPVDFQAVGAAGDRLPREIETALYRVVQEALTNAARYAGARRVAVVVGRRGDEAVAVVEDDGFGFDPDSVPRAAIPGRRGGLGLIGMRERVDLLGGELEIDSAPGSGTTIIARIPLRELEAREAGS
- a CDS encoding hybrid sensor histidine kinase/response regulator, coding for MPLALLLLIGLEPPGPAPLTQVADVRALSKADAAERRPVELTVAVTFVNRHLRDFFVQDVTAGVYVEESPLALGLAPGDRVILTGFTAPGTFAPAVVATGVRKIGSAEFPAPELHNLDPDDNRWLDARYVEGRVYVQRYQYNGVRVLFSVATAKGTAVINVPDNGLNLSRAAALVGSVVRFRGVCNSPRHDPNTGTASAVGRFLVASLDDIEPLPESNGSTAPIPIANVHRGFVTGPAPFARPVAVRGVVTYALEKNKVQEIAVQDDTGAALVYPSEPTDLRVGAAVLVRGYSSPRSSAIRLEHAVVSLAGPPRTAPAPFPTSADQILRDARWGRLVEVAGEVRAAAAERDGEWLVTCTDMGRQFVVAYSGPDGAALGDLEPGTQVTITGVVFPVAAQQEGDALCIRINSPEDVFVRSRPPPPPPESWWTARRVTRLLVGVGVAGLLVGGWILTLRRQVRRQAAEIRARYEREAELSRSLQESRRLEALGRLVGGIAHDFNNLLTVILGSGQLVRDLVPAASPADELLRTVIQAGERGADLTGQLLTFSRRNPIALEPMDLNEVLQEIEKLVRPAVGDGVRVVTDYAPDLPPVRADRGVLTQLVLNLATNARDAMDGAGELGLRTRCVAVAGRPVARLVVSDNGCGMDDATKARVFEPFFTTKPVGKGTGLGLATVYGIVNGLGGTIALESAVGQGTTFSIDLPGDRSAGNRAARATPGRPRPAPAVGPVLLVDDDPSVRATTAAILRYAGVIVVEADAPGAALDLIRHASEPFAVLITDIVMPELSGPQLAEQVRLRCPDIRVLFISGYPREELPQNTMPREGDRFLHKPFAAVQLLVELQALCAGSSAVPVAESQPFEVPR
- a CDS encoding ThuA domain-containing protein, whose translation is MRLLSNLLPATSLVVLALALGGPSRGAAPADAKPVRALLVIGGCCHDYKKQQELLTKGISARANVQWAVAYDPDTTTKHMNPVYEKDDWAKGFDVVVHDECSADVKDPKIVERILKPHKEGLPGVVLHCAMHSYRTEGFPKSTPWFDFTGLATTGHGPQMPIDVRYIDRESPITKGLGDWKTINEELYNNVTGKLLATAQPLAKGKQALKSRDGKERVDEAVVTWTNTYNGKTKVFATTLGHNNDTVADAKYLDLVARGLLWSVGKLDDAHLKPAAKVLLSDSDK